One genomic region from Macellibacteroides fermentans encodes:
- a CDS encoding glucosamine-6-phosphate deaminase translates to MKTNLSSQITLTRIPERFYRPDNAYEHSVLTRFEKIPTNIYESADKGALAIATEIATEIRKKQAAGEKLVLGLSGGRSPISVYRNLVRMHKEEGLSFRNVKVFNVYEFYPLTSAAFSNLSQLKEALLDHVDIDPANIYSPDGFMEKDNIYEFCRNYERQIQQVGGIDYMLLGVGYACNIGFNGPGSSANTTTRLVFMDNNSRKEASRMFNSIDNVPTSVITMGISTILKSKHIILMAWGEDKAANIFNAVEGKLSDTIPATFLQNHDNAKVVIDLSAAYNLTRISHPWLVTNCDWDNKLIRRAIVWLCQLTKKPILKLTNKDYSEHGLGELLGIYGSAYNVNIKIFNDLQHTITGWPGGKPNADDSNRPERANPFPKKVIVFSPHPDDDVISMGGTLRRLCVQNHDVHVAYQTSGNIAVGDEEVIRYVSYLHNVCEKYASKDDPVLKKADEIKHYLLHEKVEGEKEKPDVLFMKGTIRREEARTACRYTGVKDENVHFLDLPFYETGLVKKNDLGEADKDIVKALIEKIQPDQMFVAGDLADPHGTHKVCLDAILAAIDDVKDEEWMKNCRVWMYRGAWAEWEMDHVEMAVPISPEELRFKRNSILKHQSQMESAPFLGDDERLFWQRAEDRNRATAELYNDLGLASYEAIEAFVQYIPLR, encoded by the coding sequence ATGAAAACAAACCTTAGTTCTCAAATTACGTTGACCCGCATCCCTGAGCGGTTCTATCGTCCTGATAACGCCTATGAGCATTCTGTCTTGACCCGTTTCGAGAAAATTCCGACGAATATTTACGAATCGGCCGACAAAGGTGCATTAGCCATTGCTACAGAGATTGCAACGGAGATCCGTAAGAAACAAGCTGCCGGCGAAAAGCTGGTGTTGGGACTTTCAGGCGGACGTTCTCCTATCAGTGTTTATCGTAATTTGGTTCGGATGCACAAGGAAGAAGGATTGAGCTTCCGGAATGTTAAAGTGTTCAACGTGTACGAATTTTATCCGTTGACATCTGCCGCATTCAGCAATCTTTCTCAATTAAAAGAGGCTCTTCTCGACCATGTAGATATCGATCCGGCCAATATCTATTCGCCAGACGGTTTCATGGAAAAGGATAATATCTACGAATTCTGCCGTAACTATGAACGTCAGATTCAACAGGTAGGGGGAATAGACTATATGTTGTTGGGTGTAGGATATGCTTGTAATATCGGCTTTAACGGTCCGGGTTCGAGTGCCAATACCACAACTCGTCTGGTTTTTATGGACAACAATTCCCGCAAGGAGGCTTCCCGTATGTTCAACTCCATCGACAATGTGCCCACCAGCGTTATCACAATGGGTATTTCTACCATACTGAAGTCGAAGCACATTATCTTAATGGCTTGGGGTGAAGATAAAGCTGCAAACATATTCAACGCGGTTGAAGGTAAATTAAGCGATACGATTCCGGCTACTTTCTTGCAGAATCACGATAATGCGAAGGTGGTGATCGACCTGTCTGCTGCCTACAACCTCACCCGTATCAGCCATCCCTGGTTGGTTACAAATTGCGATTGGGACAATAAGCTGATAAGACGTGCCATCGTTTGGTTGTGCCAGCTTACCAAAAAACCGATCCTGAAACTTACAAATAAAGATTACAGCGAACACGGTCTGGGCGAACTGCTTGGTATTTACGGTTCGGCTTACAATGTAAACATAAAGATCTTCAATGATCTGCAGCATACTATCACCGGATGGCCGGGTGGTAAACCCAATGCAGACGACAGCAATCGTCCCGAAAGAGCCAATCCGTTTCCTAAGAAGGTGATTGTGTTTAGTCCGCATCCCGATGATGATGTAATCTCCATGGGTGGAACTTTACGCCGTCTTTGTGTGCAGAATCATGATGTGCATGTGGCATACCAGACTTCGGGTAATATTGCCGTTGGCGACGAAGAGGTAATCCGCTACGTTTCTTACCTGCACAATGTTTGCGAGAAGTATGCTTCGAAAGATGATCCTGTTCTGAAGAAAGCCGACGAGATAAAGCATTACCTGCTTCACGAGAAGGTGGAAGGCGAAAAAGAAAAACCGGATGTACTTTTCATGAAGGGTACTATTCGTCGCGAAGAGGCACGTACTGCTTGTCGTTATACGGGTGTTAAGGATGAGAATGTGCATTTCCTTGATTTGCCTTTCTACGAAACCGGTCTGGTAAAGAAGAACGACCTGGGTGAAGCCGATAAGGACATTGTAAAGGCGCTTATCGAAAAGATTCAGCCCGATCAGATGTTCGTGGCAGGTGACTTAGCCGATCCTCACGGAACACACAAGGTATGTCTGGATGCTATCCTGGCTGCCATCGATGATGTGAAAGATGAAGAATGGATGAAGAATTGCCGTGTATGGATGTACCGCGGTGCCTGGGCAGAATGGGAAATGGACCACGTTGAAATGGCCGTTCCAATCAGTCCGGAAGAATTACGCTTTAAACGTAACTCGATCCTGAAACATCAGTCGCAGATGGAAAGTGCTCCGTTCCTTGGTGACGACGAGCGTTTGTTCTGGCAACGTGCCGAAGATCGTAACCGTGCTACTGCCGAACTTTACAACGACCTCGGACTTGCATCATACGAAGCTATCGAGGCCTTTGTTCAGTATATTCCTTTACGCTGA
- a CDS encoding bile acid:sodium symporter family protein, with amino-acid sequence MLKFIKDWMLPLAMLTGALSYRLVGYISFLTPYLIFTMLLLTFCKLSPREMRLHPLHKWLLLIQLVGCVVVYGLVYLYDPVVAQGALICVLAPTATSAAVITGMLGGSVAFLTNYVLLCNIGVAIMAPVLFSFMGSQSEMPFFESFLFICRQVGPLLILPLVFAWSLRAFLPKLHARILSVHKLSFYLWAVALTIVTGSTVRFLVEQQDPDYTVEIGLAVVSLVICVGQFLLGRRLGKRYGDPVSSGQGLGQKNTILAIWMAQVYLNPIASIAPAAYVLWQNSINSYQLWLKGRKNE; translated from the coding sequence GTGCTTAAATTTATAAAGGACTGGATGCTTCCACTTGCCATGCTTACGGGAGCTCTTTCTTACCGGTTGGTCGGTTATATTTCTTTCCTTACACCGTATCTTATTTTTACGATGCTATTGCTTACGTTTTGTAAGTTGTCGCCCCGTGAGATGCGATTGCATCCGCTTCATAAATGGCTATTGCTTATTCAGTTGGTTGGTTGTGTCGTTGTGTATGGGTTGGTGTACCTGTATGATCCGGTGGTGGCCCAGGGCGCGCTTATCTGTGTGCTGGCTCCAACCGCCACATCGGCGGCTGTTATTACAGGTATGTTGGGTGGCAGTGTGGCATTTCTGACTAACTATGTGTTGTTATGCAACATTGGAGTGGCGATTATGGCTCCGGTTTTGTTTTCTTTTATGGGGAGCCAGAGTGAGATGCCATTCTTCGAATCTTTTCTTTTTATCTGCCGCCAGGTTGGTCCGTTGCTGATTCTTCCTTTAGTATTTGCCTGGTCTTTACGAGCATTTCTTCCTAAACTACATGCCAGGATACTTAGTGTTCATAAATTGTCTTTTTATTTGTGGGCTGTGGCGCTTACTATCGTTACGGGTAGTACTGTAAGGTTTCTGGTGGAACAGCAAGATCCCGACTATACCGTTGAGATTGGATTGGCTGTGGTTTCGCTCGTAATCTGTGTAGGTCAATTTCTATTGGGCAGGCGTTTGGGTAAAAGGTATGGAGATCCGGTGTCGTCCGGACAAGGTCTGGGACAGAAGAATACAATCCTTGCTATCTGGATGGCTCAGGTGTATTTAAATCCGATTGCGTCCATAGCTCCAGCGGCTTATGTGTTGTGGCAGAATTCCATAAATTCGTATCAGCTCTGGTTGAAGGGACGAAAAAATGAATAA
- a CDS encoding hydroxypyruvate isomerase family protein produces MKNINRRTAIKTVLAGGAALAVSGVSAQSKQSKKNVPAPLKGNIRHSVSKWCFGNYDLDEFCKICKRIGIESVELLDPKDWPIVQQNGLTVAMAQGAGLGIDRAFNDPSLHDELVKSYEEVIPQVAAAGLTNLICFAGKRNGVTDLQGWENCEKGLKRILPIAEKHNVVLTMELLNSVGHKDYLCDHTVWGVELCRRLGSPNFKLLYDIYHMQIMEGNIIENINRYHSFFSHIHTGGNPGRNEIDETQELYYPAIMQAIVKTGYKGFVGQEFVPKQADPIASLEKCIRICDV; encoded by the coding sequence ATGAAGAACATAAACAGGCGTACAGCCATTAAAACGGTATTGGCAGGTGGTGCGGCTTTGGCAGTATCGGGTGTTTCAGCACAGTCAAAACAATCAAAAAAGAATGTCCCTGCTCCCCTGAAAGGCAATATCCGTCACTCTGTGAGCAAATGGTGTTTCGGGAATTATGATCTGGATGAATTCTGTAAAATCTGTAAACGCATAGGAATTGAATCTGTAGAGCTGCTGGATCCGAAAGATTGGCCCATCGTGCAGCAAAACGGACTCACGGTGGCTATGGCGCAGGGAGCCGGTTTAGGAATTGACCGGGCATTTAACGATCCTTCATTGCACGATGAACTGGTTAAAAGCTATGAAGAGGTTATACCGCAGGTAGCAGCAGCCGGACTAACCAACCTGATTTGTTTTGCAGGCAAAAGGAACGGGGTTACCGATCTGCAGGGGTGGGAGAATTGTGAGAAAGGATTGAAACGTATACTCCCTATAGCCGAGAAACACAATGTGGTACTTACCATGGAGCTGCTTAACAGTGTAGGGCATAAGGATTATTTGTGCGATCATACGGTATGGGGTGTTGAATTATGCCGTCGCTTGGGTTCTCCCAATTTTAAACTGTTGTATGATATTTATCATATGCAGATTATGGAGGGTAATATCATTGAGAACATAAACCGTTATCATTCTTTCTTTTCACATATACATACGGGGGGAAATCCTGGTAGAAATGAGATTGATGAAACTCAGGAGCTTTATTATCCGGCTATCATGCAGGCGATTGTGAAGACCGGTTATAAAGGTTTTGTAGGACAGGAGTTTGTCCCCAAACAGGCCGATCCTATTGCTTCCCTTGAAAAATGTATCCGCATTTGCGATGTATGA
- a CDS encoding ABC-F family ATP-binding cassette domain-containing protein, translating into MISVEGLTVEFGGFTLFDDVSFVVNKKDRIALVGKNGAGKSTMLKIFAGLQSPTAGNISVPKELTIGYLPQQMQLTDTRTVREEAEQAFDQIHQLEKQLERLTLELAERTDYESESYHDLIDKVTHLTEHFQMMGGNSYQAELERTLMGLGFVREDFERLTSEFSGGWRMRIELAKLLLRQPDVLLLDEPTNHLDIESIQWLENFLATRANAVILVSHDRAFIDATTFRTIEISLGKIYDYKVNYSHYVVLREERREQQMRAFENQQKKLQDTEAFIERFRYKATKSVQVQSRIKQLEKIDRIEVDEVDTAMLNLKFPPAPRSGSYPVIMEDVAKRYGDHLIFEHATLTINRGDKVAFVGKNGEGKSTLVKCIMGEIDFEGKLQLGHNVKIGYFAQNQAQLLDDKLTVFDTIDYVAQGDIRTKIRDILGAFMFGGEASDKKVEVLSGGERSRLAMIRLLLEPVNLLILDEPTNHLDMRSKDVLKDALREFDGTVILVSHDREFLDGLVDKVYEFGNQRVTEHLGGIYEFLNRKKMDNLQELEKATSAVQKNTETDDQPSQSKMSYESRKEQNRALKKAEKSVAEAEAKIERLEAEQAQLESMLATPEGSADTALYAKYGAIKKELSETMDLWSCCIQELEDLKS; encoded by the coding sequence ATGATATCGGTTGAAGGACTTACAGTAGAGTTTGGTGGTTTTACACTTTTTGATGATGTTTCGTTTGTTGTTAACAAGAAAGACAGGATTGCCTTGGTTGGTAAAAACGGAGCCGGTAAATCCACCATGCTTAAAATCTTTGCGGGATTGCAATCGCCTACTGCAGGAAACATTAGCGTTCCCAAAGAACTTACCATCGGGTACCTTCCTCAGCAAATGCAGCTTACGGATACACGTACGGTACGCGAAGAGGCAGAACAGGCCTTCGACCAGATACATCAACTTGAAAAACAACTGGAGCGGCTTACTTTAGAGTTGGCCGAACGTACCGACTACGAATCGGAGTCGTATCACGACCTGATAGACAAGGTGACGCACCTTACCGAACATTTCCAGATGATGGGGGGAAACTCTTATCAGGCCGAGCTGGAACGCACCCTGATGGGACTCGGTTTTGTACGTGAGGATTTCGAACGGCTTACCTCCGAATTCAGCGGTGGATGGCGTATGCGTATCGAGCTGGCTAAATTATTGCTTCGTCAGCCCGACGTATTATTACTGGATGAGCCTACCAATCACCTTGATATCGAATCTATCCAATGGCTCGAGAACTTTCTGGCTACCCGTGCCAATGCGGTTATATTGGTTTCGCACGACCGGGCCTTTATTGATGCCACTACTTTCCGTACAATCGAGATCTCGCTTGGTAAGATATACGACTATAAGGTAAATTACTCTCATTATGTAGTGCTGCGCGAAGAGCGGAGGGAGCAACAGATGCGGGCATTTGAGAATCAACAGAAAAAGCTTCAGGATACCGAAGCCTTTATCGAGCGGTTCCGTTACAAGGCTACCAAATCGGTTCAGGTACAATCGCGTATCAAACAACTCGAAAAAATAGATCGGATTGAGGTGGATGAAGTGGATACAGCTATGCTGAACCTTAAGTTTCCACCGGCTCCCCGATCGGGTTCGTATCCGGTTATTATGGAAGATGTAGCCAAACGATATGGCGATCACCTTATCTTCGAACATGCAACATTAACTATCAACCGGGGCGATAAGGTGGCCTTTGTGGGTAAAAACGGTGAGGGTAAGTCTACGTTGGTAAAATGTATTATGGGTGAGATTGATTTTGAAGGCAAGCTGCAGCTCGGTCACAATGTGAAGATCGGTTACTTTGCCCAGAATCAGGCTCAGTTACTGGACGACAAACTTACGGTATTCGACACCATCGATTATGTGGCCCAGGGAGATATCCGTACCAAAATAAGGGATATCTTAGGTGCTTTTATGTTTGGAGGCGAAGCGTCGGACAAGAAAGTGGAGGTATTGTCGGGGGGTGAGCGAAGCCGCCTGGCCATGATACGCCTGTTGCTGGAGCCGGTTAATTTGCTGATACTCGATGAGCCCACGAACCATTTGGACATGCGATCGAAAGATGTGCTGAAAGACGCCTTGCGCGAATTTGATGGAACGGTGATTCTGGTGTCGCACGACCGCGAATTCCTTGACGGACTGGTGGATAAAGTGTATGAGTTTGGCAACCAGCGGGTGACAGAGCATCTGGGTGGTATTTATGAATTCCTGAACCGGAAGAAGATGGATAACCTGCAGGAGCTTGAAAAAGCAACATCCGCAGTACAAAAAAATACTGAAACAGACGACCAGCCCTCGCAGAGTAAAATGTCGTACGAATCACGTAAGGAACAAAACAGGGCATTGAAAAAAGCTGAAAAGTCGGTTGCCGAAGCGGAAGCAAAAATAGAACGGCTGGAAGCCGAACAGGCCCAACTGGAATCCATGCTTGCAACGCCCGAAGGCTCTGCAGATACAGCCTTATATGCAAAATATGGTGCCATAAAAAAGGAGTTGTCCGAAACAATGGACCTTTGGAGTTGTTGTATACAAGAGCTGGAAGACCTGAAATCGTGA
- a CDS encoding alpha/beta hydrolase, whose protein sequence is MRNVRFVITLCLFILLGTHLVKAQTVTNPNDREYSLQTPQGIIRGMMMTPGIGEGYPVVLLIAGSGPTDMNGNSMQLGIQPNTLKLIAEGLAQKGIATVRFDKRGIASSAAAAKDEFSLRFDDYVNDVRLWIDKLAGDRRFKDVYVLGHSEGALIGMVSCRTNAKVKGFVSVAGPGKPMDKLIESQLSALPQELKDRVVAINDSLRNGKLYPQVPLGLQALFRTSVQPYLISCYKYNPLEIIGTLEMPVLIVQGKTDIQVPWADAELLKQAAPKAGLFMIADMNHVLKDCSVMEQQAQLATYSDPSLPLNSELLLLLEKFVKNP, encoded by the coding sequence ATGAGAAATGTCCGTTTTGTAATAACACTTTGTCTTTTTATTCTGCTTGGCACTCATTTGGTGAAGGCACAGACTGTTACAAATCCAAACGACAGAGAGTATAGTTTGCAAACACCCCAGGGAATCATCCGGGGAATGATGATGACTCCCGGAATAGGAGAGGGGTATCCTGTTGTGTTACTGATTGCCGGATCCGGACCAACGGATATGAATGGAAACAGTATGCAGTTGGGTATACAGCCCAATACCCTGAAGCTGATAGCTGAAGGTTTGGCCCAAAAAGGGATTGCCACCGTACGTTTCGATAAAAGGGGGATTGCATCCAGTGCCGCTGCTGCTAAAGATGAGTTTTCGTTACGTTTCGACGATTACGTAAACGATGTACGTTTGTGGATAGATAAACTGGCGGGCGACCGTCGTTTTAAGGATGTATATGTGCTTGGTCATAGCGAAGGGGCGCTTATCGGGATGGTGTCATGCCGTACCAATGCAAAAGTAAAAGGGTTTGTTTCGGTAGCCGGACCCGGTAAACCGATGGACAAGCTGATTGAATCGCAACTGTCGGCTTTGCCTCAGGAGTTGAAAGACCGGGTGGTAGCTATAAACGACTCGCTTCGGAACGGGAAACTTTACCCCCAGGTTCCGTTGGGTCTACAGGCTCTGTTCAGAACATCGGTTCAGCCGTATCTTATTTCGTGTTACAAGTACAATCCTCTCGAAATAATAGGTACACTGGAGATGCCGGTGCTGATTGTTCAGGGGAAGACCGACATACAGGTTCCCTGGGCTGATGCCGAACTTTTAAAGCAGGCTGCACCCAAAGCCGGATTATTTATGATAGCTGATATGAATCATGTTCTTAAAGATTGTAGCGTTATGGAACAGCAGGCTCAGCTTGCTACCTATTCGGATCCTTCCCTTCCGTTAAACAGCGAACTGCTGTTATTGCTCGAAAAGTTTGTAAAGAACCCCTAA
- the tnpB gene encoding IS66 family insertion sequence element accessory protein TnpB (TnpB, as the term is used for proteins encoded by IS66 family insertion elements, is considered an accessory protein, since TnpC, encoded by a neighboring gene, is a DDE family transposase.), translating into MFALTESMSYYLCPHYVDMRKGIYSLYQLVKTDMKRNPLSGEVFLFLGRNRSLIKILHWEDGGFVLYQKKLERGTFEVPRFNPSNNEFEMKWKTFVLIMEGVSVRSAKYRRRF; encoded by the coding sequence ATGTTTGCACTTACAGAATCCATGAGCTATTATCTATGTCCGCATTACGTGGACATGCGCAAAGGCATCTATTCCCTATACCAGTTAGTGAAGACAGACATGAAACGGAATCCTTTGTCGGGAGAGGTTTTTCTCTTCCTTGGCAGGAACCGGTCGTTAATTAAGATCCTTCACTGGGAAGACGGTGGATTTGTTTTGTATCAGAAAAAGCTGGAACGGGGCACCTTTGAAGTCCCCCGATTTAACCCTTCAAACAATGAGTTTGAGATGAAATGGAAGACCTTTGTCTTGATAATGGAGGGCGTCTCGGTCCGTTCGGCAAAGTACAGGAGAAGGTTTTAG
- a CDS encoding DUF695 domain-containing protein: MRLSKEWFTALSEDEKGQLVTVCGREELTEFVKSGKFKERVEISWKFEGDEKGMPSDELAEKMESVQEAMAKAMEKDKLAILTGVYTGGGEKTWIFYTRTVRVFGERLNEALESFELLPIEIYTEVDPEWDEYLDMYEMKQWAVD; this comes from the coding sequence ATGAGACTAAGTAAGGAATGGTTTACTGCACTTTCGGAAGACGAAAAAGGGCAGCTTGTCACGGTTTGTGGTAGAGAAGAGCTGACCGAATTTGTAAAGTCGGGTAAGTTTAAGGAGAGAGTGGAAATTTCGTGGAAGTTTGAAGGCGACGAGAAAGGGATGCCTTCGGACGAATTGGCCGAGAAAATGGAAAGTGTACAAGAGGCTATGGCGAAAGCGATGGAAAAGGATAAGCTGGCAATTCTTACGGGTGTATATACGGGTGGAGGAGAGAAGACCTGGATATTCTATACCCGTACGGTGCGTGTATTTGGTGAACGTCTCAATGAAGCATTGGAATCTTTTGAATTATTACCGATCGAAATATATACGGAAGTGGATCCGGAATGGGATGAGTATCTTGATATGTATGAAATGAAACAGTGGGCGGTAGACTAA
- a CDS encoding DUF3332 domain-containing protein translates to MKRKSSTLLLATVLGGSVMFSSCIGSFGLTNKLLAWNQTIDSKFVNELVFIAFCIVPVYPISAMADLIVINSIEFWSGENPVADTGKVKTIEGKDGIYTVETKADGYQIKKEGDDKTVDLIFDKADKTWSVESDGETAKLLKFTEDDKVVMYLPDGKEMNVELNQAGVLAFRQIADNYNFFAAR, encoded by the coding sequence ATGAAAAGGAAAAGTTCAACTCTATTGCTTGCTACTGTGCTAGGTGGCAGCGTTATGTTTTCGTCTTGTATTGGTTCATTTGGCCTTACTAACAAGTTGTTGGCATGGAACCAGACAATCGACAGTAAATTCGTAAACGAATTGGTTTTTATCGCGTTTTGCATTGTACCCGTATATCCTATATCTGCTATGGCGGATCTGATCGTAATCAATTCAATTGAGTTCTGGTCGGGCGAAAATCCTGTGGCCGACACCGGCAAGGTTAAAACCATTGAAGGTAAAGACGGCATTTACACAGTTGAGACAAAAGCGGATGGTTACCAGATTAAAAAAGAAGGCGACGATAAGACCGTAGATCTTATTTTTGACAAAGCCGACAAAACCTGGAGTGTAGAAAGCGATGGCGAAACTGCCAAGCTTCTTAAATTTACGGAAGACGACAAAGTAGTAATGTATCTTCCCGACGGAAAAGAGATGAATGTTGAATTAAATCAGGCAGGTGTACTTGCTTTCAGACAGATCGCAGACAACTATAATTTCTTTGCTGCCCGCTGA
- a CDS encoding alpha-L-fucosidase has translation MKKIIVTSLTLLALSASLFAQSPVVPQPPVQPYTPSDANMQSREWFKNAKFGMFVHWGLFSLLGDGEWVMNNKNIKIKDYSLLTKSFNPVDFDAARWVADAKRAGMKYITFVTRHHDGFSLWDTRYSDFNIMNTHFKRDVLKELAEECRKQDMKLFLYYSILDWRRDDYSWWTGRTGQGTGRTVKGNWEDYIQFMKNQLSELLTNYGPIGGIWFDGYWDQMPVESETRKDSDVFVNWHMREIYDHIHALQPGCLIGNNHHMSPLAGEDFQMFEQDVPGENTKGLSFQTISHLPLETCATINNTWGYSITDSSFKSKAEVVGLLVKSAGNGGNLLLNIGPLPNGEMQPEFVHVFNEIGDWMKIYGESIYNTEGGYIRPQPWGCLTTKPGKVYVHILQGTQPEIVLTDFPYKKITKATLLKDGSPVKFSFKKKVLTLPAIAPTAEVPDQVIVLEVK, from the coding sequence ATGAAGAAAATTATTGTGACTAGCTTGACGCTTTTGGCATTGAGTGCCTCTCTATTTGCGCAGTCGCCCGTTGTTCCTCAACCTCCGGTTCAACCCTATACACCATCCGATGCGAATATGCAATCCCGCGAATGGTTCAAAAATGCTAAATTCGGTATGTTTGTTCACTGGGGACTTTTCAGTCTGCTGGGGGATGGCGAATGGGTGATGAATAATAAAAACATAAAGATCAAGGATTATTCGTTGCTTACCAAAAGTTTTAATCCGGTAGATTTTGATGCGGCCAGGTGGGTGGCGGATGCCAAACGGGCCGGGATGAAGTATATTACGTTTGTTACCCGTCATCACGATGGTTTCAGCCTTTGGGATACCCGGTATTCCGATTTTAATATAATGAATACCCATTTTAAAAGGGATGTTCTGAAAGAGTTGGCCGAGGAGTGCCGTAAACAGGATATGAAACTTTTCCTCTATTATTCTATTCTGGATTGGCGCCGCGACGATTATTCGTGGTGGACAGGCCGGACAGGTCAGGGTACGGGGCGTACAGTGAAAGGTAATTGGGAAGATTACATCCAGTTTATGAAAAACCAGTTGAGCGAGCTGCTTACCAATTATGGTCCGATTGGAGGAATATGGTTTGATGGTTATTGGGATCAGATGCCGGTAGAAAGTGAGACTCGTAAGGATTCGGATGTCTTTGTAAATTGGCACATGCGTGAGATTTACGATCACATTCATGCTTTGCAGCCGGGTTGTCTGATTGGGAACAACCATCATATGTCACCTCTTGCCGGCGAGGATTTCCAAATGTTCGAACAAGATGTGCCGGGCGAAAATACGAAGGGATTGAGTTTTCAGACCATTTCTCATCTGCCACTTGAAACTTGTGCTACCATAAACAATACCTGGGGGTATTCGATAACCGACAGCTCTTTCAAATCGAAAGCAGAAGTAGTTGGCTTGCTTGTAAAATCGGCAGGAAACGGAGGGAATCTGCTCCTGAATATCGGTCCGTTGCCTAACGGCGAAATGCAGCCCGAATTTGTCCATGTTTTCAATGAAATAGGTGACTGGATGAAAATATACGGAGAAAGTATTTACAATACCGAAGGTGGATATATTCGTCCACAGCCTTGGGGATGCCTCACCACAAAACCTGGTAAGGTATATGTGCATATATTGCAAGGTACACAACCCGAAATTGTGCTTACCGATTTTCCTTACAAGAAAATAACAAAGGCAACTTTATTAAAGGATGGTTCGCCCGTGAAGTTTAGCTTCAAAAAGAAGGTGCTTACTTTGCCGGCAATTGCTCCCACAGCAGAAGTTCCTGACCAGGTGATTGTACTGGAAGTAAAATAA
- a CDS encoding DUF5009 domain-containing protein, which produces MNNIKMLRVEALDIFRALTMFLMLFVNDIPGLRDIPHWLLHATEHEDMLGFSDTIFPGFLFAMGMAVPFAIENRFKKGDTTGQVAVHIFWRTVALLVMGLFTVNRDTIDATATGISKPWFSILMVLAFFLVWSLYPKVSGLRKWLFAAMKLLGVAILAYLFYRYRGANGSSFSPQWWGILGLIGWTYLVCAFIYLLIRSNLMLNLIALGLMLGCSVCSEAGLFSTVGFIQAVPSEATLHAFGLAGVVASLLMQRYADPQRPNSFLLLFLQIGIGMLIAGVVSHNFWIISKLQATPTWFFYCCSIFFPLFAFIYLLTDVLGKSGWFKLLAPAGKVTLTCYIIPYVWYSLQSLLQVSYPEVLTSGLPGLLRSVVYSFLILAIAWGLMKINIKLKV; this is translated from the coding sequence ATGAATAATATAAAGATGCTGCGCGTGGAGGCATTAGATATATTCCGTGCACTTACCATGTTCCTGATGCTTTTTGTAAATGATATTCCCGGGTTGAGGGATATCCCGCATTGGTTACTGCATGCTACGGAACATGAAGATATGCTGGGTTTTTCCGATACAATATTTCCGGGGTTCTTATTTGCTATGGGAATGGCTGTTCCGTTTGCCATTGAAAACCGCTTCAAGAAGGGTGATACTACGGGTCAGGTGGCTGTCCATATTTTCTGGCGTACGGTTGCATTGCTGGTGATGGGGCTTTTTACCGTTAACCGGGATACCATTGATGCCACGGCAACCGGTATATCAAAGCCCTGGTTTTCTATCCTTATGGTATTGGCGTTTTTCCTTGTCTGGAGTCTTTATCCCAAGGTATCCGGTTTAAGAAAATGGTTGTTTGCAGCAATGAAGCTGTTGGGTGTTGCCATATTAGCATACCTGTTTTATCGCTACCGCGGTGCGAATGGTTCCTCTTTTTCGCCACAGTGGTGGGGCATATTGGGTCTTATCGGGTGGACTTACCTGGTGTGTGCCTTCATATATCTTTTAATAAGGTCGAATCTGATGTTGAATCTGATCGCTTTAGGGTTGATGTTGGGTTGCTCTGTTTGTTCTGAAGCCGGTCTGTTCAGTACGGTTGGATTTATTCAAGCTGTGCCCAGTGAAGCTACTTTGCATGCCTTTGGTCTTGCTGGTGTTGTAGCATCCCTCCTGATGCAGCGATATGCAGATCCTCAACGGCCTAATTCCTTTCTGCTGCTATTCCTGCAGATTGGAATCGGGATGCTGATTGCGGGAGTGGTATCGCACAACTTCTGGATAATATCAAAATTACAGGCAACTCCCACCTGGTTTTTTTATTGCTGCTCAATCTTCTTCCCTTTATTCGCATTTATATATCTGCTAACGGACGTATTGGGTAAAAGCGGTTGGTTTAAGCTGCTCGCTCCGGCAGGCAAGGTTACGCTAACCTGTTATATTATACCCTATGTATGGTATAGTTTGCAGTCGCTGCTGCAGGTTTCGTATCCGGAGGTGCTTACCTCCGGTTTGCCGGGATTGCTTAGATCGGTTGTCTACTCTTTCCTTATTCTGGCAATTGCCTGGGGATTAATGAAGATTAATATAAAGCTTAAGGTTTAG